From Xiphophorus maculatus strain JP 163 A chromosome 12, X_maculatus-5.0-male, whole genome shotgun sequence, the proteins below share one genomic window:
- the zbtb34 gene encoding zinc finger and BTB domain-containing protein 34 isoform X1 → MSARRYLFSAVDKLEKHIQEMDDGSYIEFDVPEFSNTVLTQLNELRLQGKLCDIIVHIQGQPFRAHKAVLAASSPYFRDHSALNTMSGLSISVIKSPEVFEQLLAFCYTGHMSLQLKDIISFLTAASFLQMQAIIDKCTQILESIHSKISLPVNACSPDKDSSQISHNGVNDSNLFINPTQISPPYYPRQSQGVSEARSEQAGKGQGRVRQPQEEGQSDRGSSDGVSEHDAVIEGDTEQIELIGKDGQVTDVHVKVEKNDRPSCSDSSSAGDDGYHTEFVDGEQIVAVTVGSYGPVIQPAAYSYSGLSSSCFVNLSNSSPSRSILSGFRGGRARSKRPVAIPAGVLSQMKPASDDAESAVGSAGLENDVRERSLRSQWYPYNERLICIYCGKTFNQKGSLDRHMRLHMGITPFVCKFCGKKYTRKDQLEYHIRGHTDNKPFHCQICGKCFPFQGTLNQHLRKKHMGASEASNHTNSPERTEDSSGQKDQGDTPEGMAYKAQYAEEAPANDMEESSKCSPEEAQASRCDF, encoded by the coding sequence gcTGTCGACAAACTGGAGAAACATATCCAAGAAATGGACGACGGCAGCTACATCGAGTTTGATGTGCCGGAGTTCAGTAATACAGTTCTGACCCAACTCAACGAGCTACGGCTGCAAGGGAAGCTGTGCGACATCATCGTCCACATTCAGGGCCAGCCATTTCGAGCTCACAAGGCCGTCCTGGCGGCTAGTTCACCCTACTTCCGTGACCACTCAGCCCTCAACACCATGAGTGGCCTTTCCATTTCAGTCATCAAAAGCCCTGAGGTGTTTGAGCAGCTCCTCGCGTTCTGCTACACGGGTCACATGTCCCTCCAGCTCAAGGATATTATCAGCTTCCTCACGGCGGCCAGCTTTTTGCAGATGCAGGCAATCATTGATAAGTGCACCCAGATCCTGGAGAGCATCCATTCCAAGATCAGCCTCCCAGTTAATGCTTGTAGCCCAGATAAAGACAGCTCGCAAATCAGTCACAATGGTGTAAACGACAGCAACCTGTTCATAAACCCTACCCAGATCTCCCCCCCTTATTACCCTCGGCAGAGCCAGGGAGTCAGCGAAGCTCGGTCGGAGCAAGCAGGCAAAGGACAGGGCCGGGTGCGGCAGCCGCAAGAGGAGGGGCAATCCGATCGTGGCAGTAGCGATGGCGTGTCAGAGCACGATGCAGTCATCGAAGGTGACACCGAGCAAATAGAACTGATTGGCAAAGATGGGCAAGTCACAGATGTGCATGTGAAGGTAGAAAAGAACGACAGGCCATCTTGCTCAGATAGTTCCTCAGCTGGTGACGATGGTTACCACACAGAGTTTGTGGACGGAGAACAAATTGTGGCGGTGACCGTGGGTTCCTACGGCCCAGTCATCCAGCCTGCTGCCTATTCTTACTCAGGGCTGTCCTCCTCCTGCTTCGTCAACCTCAGCAACTCCAGTCCTTCTCGCTCCATCCTCAGTGGCTTCAGAGGTGGGAGAGCCCGATCAAAGCGCCCAGTGGCTATCCCGGCAGGGGTCCTGAGTCAAATGAAACCCGCTTCGGACGACGCCGAATCAGCCGTGGGCTCTGCGGGGTTGGAGAATGACGTGCGAGAGCGTAGCCTCCGGAGCCAGTGGTACCCGTACAACGAAAGACTCATATGCATCTACTGTGGAAAGACCTTCAATCAGAAAGGGAGTCTGGACCGCCACATGCGCCTGCACATGGGAATTACCCCATTTGTTTGTAAGTTCTGCGGCAAGAAGTACACAAGGAAAGACCAGCTGGAGTACCACATCCGTGGCCACACAGACAACAAGCCCTTCCACTGTCAGATCTGTGGTAAGTGCTTCCCATTCCAGGGCACCCTTAATCAACACCTGCGGAAGAAGCACATGGGAGCGTCAGAGGCTAGCAATCACACGAACTCCCCGGAGAGAACCGAGGATAGCTCAGGTCAAAAGGACCAGGGTGATACACCAGAGGGGATGGCCTATAAGGCGCAGTATGCGGAAGAGGCACCAGCCAATGATATGGAGGAGAGTTCCAAATGCAGTCCAGAGGAGGCTCAGGCATCCAGATGTGATTTTTAA
- the angptl2 gene encoding angiopoietin-related protein 2, translated as MEPPSMVLLGVILVYGLSWGVQQTQASLSDNSQDKHKTQEFGSSEDDLEGEFLYAGRSKRAPAEQPQDKCSYTFIVPQQKVTGAICVNSKEPEAMLENRVHKQELELLNVELQKQKRQIETLQQLVEVDGGIVNEVKLLRKESRNMNSRVTQLYMQLLHEIIRKRDNALELAQMENRILNQTSEMQQLTSRYKDLEHKYHHLASLATNQSAIIAMLEEQCQSRHPPRYIPASQPRPQPPPPPSPPLNKPYQPPYQPPLLPRINNPISNEIQSDQKSLPPLPTMPVGTHSPSTTDKPSGPFRDCLQALEDGHTSSGMYLVKPENANRLMQVWCDQRQDPGGWTVIQRRLDGSVNFFRNWETYKQGFGNIDGEYWLGLENIYWLTNQGTYKLLITLEDWSGRKVFAEYASFRVEPEADFYRLRVGRYHGNAGDSLTWHNGKQFTTLDRDHDVYTGNCAHYQKGGWWYNSCAHSNLNGVWYRGGHYRSRYQDGVYWAEFRGGAYSLKKVVMMIRPNPNTFH; from the exons ATGGAGCCCCCTTCAATGGTCCTGCTGGGGGTCATTCTGGTTTACGGACTAAGTTGGGGCGTCCAGCAGACACAGGCAAGTCTGTCAGACAATAGCCAAGACAAGCATAAGACCCAGGAATTTGGGAGCAGTGAGGATGATTTGGAAGGAGAGTTTTTGTATGCCGGGAGGAGCAAACGTGCTCCAGCTGAACAGCCACAGGACAAGTGTTCCTATACTTTTATCGTGCCTCAGCAAAAGGTGACCGGAGCCATCTGCGTGAACTCCAAGGAACCCGAGGCCATGTTGGAGAATCGGGTCCACAAGCAAGAGTTAGAGCTGCTGAACGTGGAGctccagaaacagaaaaggCAGATCGAAACCCTACAGCAGCTGGTGGAGGTGGACGGAGGTATCGTCAACGAGGTCAAGCTTCTAAGAAAGGAAAGTAGAAATATGAACTCCAGAGTGACTCAGCTGTACATGCAGCTCCTCCATGAGATCATCAGGAAGAGAGACAATGCTCTGGAATTAGCCCAAATGGAGAACCGGATCCTGAACCAAACCTCAGAGATGCAGCAGCTCACCAGTCGATACAAAGATCTCGAGCACAAGTACCACCACTTGGCTTCCCTTGCCACAAACCAGTCAGCTATAATTGCCATGCTGGAGGAGCAGTGCCAGAGCCGACACCCTCCCCGTTACATTCCTGCCTCGCAGCCACGACCTCaacctcctccaccaccatcTCCACCTCTCAACAAGCCTTACCAGCCACCTTACCAGCCACCTCTCCTTCCACGCATAAACAATCCAATCAGCAATGAGATCCAGAGCGACCAAAAGTCTCTTCCGCCCCTTCCTACAATGCCCGTTGGTACACACAGCCCATCTACCACTGACAAACCATCTG GTCCATTCAGAGATTGCCTGCAGGCGCTTGAAGACGGCCACACTTCCAGCGGCATGTACCTGGTGAAGCCAGAAAACGCCAACCGCCTCATGCAGGTGTGGTGTGATCAGAGACAGGACCCGGGCGGCTGGACGGTCATCCAGAGAAGGCTGGACGGCTCCGTCAACTTTTTCAGGAACTGGGAGACGTACAAG CAAGGATTTGGCAACATAGACGGCGAGTACTGGCTCGGTCTGGAAAACATCTACTGGCTGACGAACCAGGGAACCTACAAGCTGCTCATCACGCTGGAGGACTGGTCTGGGAGGAAAGTGTTTGCAGAGTACGCCAGCTTCAGAGTGGAGCCGGAAGCTGACTTCTACAGGCTCAGAGTGGGCCGGTATCACGGAAACGCCGGGGACTCCCTCACCTGGCACAACGGCAAACAGTTCACAACGCTGGACAGAGACCACGACGTGTACACAG GAAATTGTGCTCACTATCAGAAGGGAGGGTGGTGGTACAACTCTTGCGCACATTCAAATCTGAACGGTGTTTGGTACAGAGGAGGACACTACCGCAGCCGCTACCAAGATGGAGTCTACTGGGCAGAGTTCAGGGGAGGAGCCTACTCACTAAAGAAAGTAGTCATGATGATCCGTCCGAACCCGAACACCTTCCATTAG
- the zbtb34 gene encoding zinc finger and BTB domain-containing protein 34 isoform X2, whose protein sequence is MPTFKTAVDKLEKHIQEMDDGSYIEFDVPEFSNTVLTQLNELRLQGKLCDIIVHIQGQPFRAHKAVLAASSPYFRDHSALNTMSGLSISVIKSPEVFEQLLAFCYTGHMSLQLKDIISFLTAASFLQMQAIIDKCTQILESIHSKISLPVNACSPDKDSSQISHNGVNDSNLFINPTQISPPYYPRQSQGVSEARSEQAGKGQGRVRQPQEEGQSDRGSSDGVSEHDAVIEGDTEQIELIGKDGQVTDVHVKVEKNDRPSCSDSSSAGDDGYHTEFVDGEQIVAVTVGSYGPVIQPAAYSYSGLSSSCFVNLSNSSPSRSILSGFRGGRARSKRPVAIPAGVLSQMKPASDDAESAVGSAGLENDVRERSLRSQWYPYNERLICIYCGKTFNQKGSLDRHMRLHMGITPFVCKFCGKKYTRKDQLEYHIRGHTDNKPFHCQICGKCFPFQGTLNQHLRKKHMGASEASNHTNSPERTEDSSGQKDQGDTPEGMAYKAQYAEEAPANDMEESSKCSPEEAQASRCDF, encoded by the coding sequence gcTGTCGACAAACTGGAGAAACATATCCAAGAAATGGACGACGGCAGCTACATCGAGTTTGATGTGCCGGAGTTCAGTAATACAGTTCTGACCCAACTCAACGAGCTACGGCTGCAAGGGAAGCTGTGCGACATCATCGTCCACATTCAGGGCCAGCCATTTCGAGCTCACAAGGCCGTCCTGGCGGCTAGTTCACCCTACTTCCGTGACCACTCAGCCCTCAACACCATGAGTGGCCTTTCCATTTCAGTCATCAAAAGCCCTGAGGTGTTTGAGCAGCTCCTCGCGTTCTGCTACACGGGTCACATGTCCCTCCAGCTCAAGGATATTATCAGCTTCCTCACGGCGGCCAGCTTTTTGCAGATGCAGGCAATCATTGATAAGTGCACCCAGATCCTGGAGAGCATCCATTCCAAGATCAGCCTCCCAGTTAATGCTTGTAGCCCAGATAAAGACAGCTCGCAAATCAGTCACAATGGTGTAAACGACAGCAACCTGTTCATAAACCCTACCCAGATCTCCCCCCCTTATTACCCTCGGCAGAGCCAGGGAGTCAGCGAAGCTCGGTCGGAGCAAGCAGGCAAAGGACAGGGCCGGGTGCGGCAGCCGCAAGAGGAGGGGCAATCCGATCGTGGCAGTAGCGATGGCGTGTCAGAGCACGATGCAGTCATCGAAGGTGACACCGAGCAAATAGAACTGATTGGCAAAGATGGGCAAGTCACAGATGTGCATGTGAAGGTAGAAAAGAACGACAGGCCATCTTGCTCAGATAGTTCCTCAGCTGGTGACGATGGTTACCACACAGAGTTTGTGGACGGAGAACAAATTGTGGCGGTGACCGTGGGTTCCTACGGCCCAGTCATCCAGCCTGCTGCCTATTCTTACTCAGGGCTGTCCTCCTCCTGCTTCGTCAACCTCAGCAACTCCAGTCCTTCTCGCTCCATCCTCAGTGGCTTCAGAGGTGGGAGAGCCCGATCAAAGCGCCCAGTGGCTATCCCGGCAGGGGTCCTGAGTCAAATGAAACCCGCTTCGGACGACGCCGAATCAGCCGTGGGCTCTGCGGGGTTGGAGAATGACGTGCGAGAGCGTAGCCTCCGGAGCCAGTGGTACCCGTACAACGAAAGACTCATATGCATCTACTGTGGAAAGACCTTCAATCAGAAAGGGAGTCTGGACCGCCACATGCGCCTGCACATGGGAATTACCCCATTTGTTTGTAAGTTCTGCGGCAAGAAGTACACAAGGAAAGACCAGCTGGAGTACCACATCCGTGGCCACACAGACAACAAGCCCTTCCACTGTCAGATCTGTGGTAAGTGCTTCCCATTCCAGGGCACCCTTAATCAACACCTGCGGAAGAAGCACATGGGAGCGTCAGAGGCTAGCAATCACACGAACTCCCCGGAGAGAACCGAGGATAGCTCAGGTCAAAAGGACCAGGGTGATACACCAGAGGGGATGGCCTATAAGGCGCAGTATGCGGAAGAGGCACCAGCCAATGATATGGAGGAGAGTTCCAAATGCAGTCCAGAGGAGGCTCAGGCATCCAGATGTGATTTTTAA